The following are from one region of the Salvia splendens isolate huo1 chromosome 2, SspV2, whole genome shotgun sequence genome:
- the LOC121764060 gene encoding uncharacterized protein LOC121764060: MRDLTSCFSEYAVQISDTSCSTYSANSCISPNLTPSVQNAVTSLYKTTLSNHKQIPVTLTWTRNTLSQGLTISFGDDQSTPALFKLTTNSRIFRKLKGAKTLDFHTTAIEIFYDLSAARYDSGPEPIDGFYLFIALDSELGPILGDAAPEAYFRRLKSGARIAQFSLVSRQEHFSGNTLYSTKARFHEGGAPHEIVIQCGGGGEQPVLSVFIDKKTVIRVKRLQWNFRGNQTIFLDGLLVDLMWDVYDWFCSPGSGSGSGPGYAVFMFRTRSGMDSRLWLEEKMMRKDQDKHDFSFFIFACKNL, encoded by the coding sequence ATGAGAGACTTAACATCTTGCTTCAGCGAATACGCAGTTCAGATTTCCGATACATCGTGCTCCACCTACTCAGCGAATTCCTGCATTTCCCCAAACCTAACCCCTTCCGTTCAAAATGCCGTCACCTCTCTCTACAAAACAACCCTCTCCAACCACAAGCAGATTCCGGTGACACTGACCTGGACCCGGAACACCCTCTCGCAGGGCCTCACCATCTCCTTCGGCGACGACCAGTCCACCCCCGCCCTCTTCAAACTCACCACCAATTCCCGAATTTTCCGCAAGCTCAAGGGCGCCAAAACCCTCGATTTCCACACCACCGCAATCGAGATCTTCTACGATCTCTCCGCCGCCCGCTACGACTCCGGCCCGGAGCCAATCGACGGCTTCTACCTCTTCATCGCCCTCGACTCCGAGCTCGGCCCCATCCTCGGCGACGCGGCGCCGGAGGCCTACTTCAGGAGACTCAAATCGGGGGCTCGAATCGCCCAATTCTCCCTCGTCTCGCGGCAGGAGCACTTCTCCGGCAACACGCTGTACTCCACAAAGGCCCGATTCCACGAGGGCGGCGCGCCGCACGAGATCGTGATCCaatgcggcggcggcggggagCAGCCGGTGCTGTCGGTGTTTATTGATAAGAAGACGGTGATAAGGGTGAAGAGGCTGCAGTGGAATTTCAGAGGGAATCAGACGATTTTTCTCGACGGGTTGCTGGTGGATTTGATGTGGGATGTGTACGACTGGTTTTGCAGTCCGGGCTCAGGCTCAGGCTCGGGCCCGGGATACGCGGTGTTTATGTTCAGGACTAGGAGCGGGATGGATAGCAGATTATGGctggaggagaagatgatgcGGAAAGATCAGGATAAGCATGATTTTTCATTCTTCATCTTCGCTTGTaagaatttgtga